One genomic window of Paramormyrops kingsleyae isolate MSU_618 chromosome 20, PKINGS_0.4, whole genome shotgun sequence includes the following:
- the krt222 gene encoding keratin-like protein KRT222 — protein MERSQLHSRIRTQYGHLPASNRSGPSVVSPANEPERLHTQMQEGTPQAQVRRDQEALREARAELTQARRQWHSLQVEIESLHALEKGLERSLQDTQEQYKSQLQDLSRVIQGLEAELDQVRSSIESQRQLHYQLLNTRVRLEHEITTYRQLLDCEEKRIHGCNDQAKNLNPEPGRKEEHTSKNNVRRTPGVLQKQKSLIIFTENTERKMATVKTQEILHGNVVRESAEAHGTVETKKIDVVIKQWEGSFFRGNPKLRKKSISLRFDLHMAAADEGCGQTQLDELPDVEVRLVMKRSRSIPSITP, from the exons ATGGAGCGTTCCCAGCTCCACAGCCGGATCAGGACGCAATATGGGCATCTGCCTGCCAGCAATCGCTCTGGTCCCAGTGTGGTCAGCCCAGCAAATGAGCCAGAAAGACTCCATACACAG ATGCAGGAAGGAACACCACAAGCCCAGGTGAGACGAGATCAGGAGGCCCTACGAGAGGCTCGGGCTGAGCTCACTCAGGCCAGGAGACAATGGCACAGCCTGCAGGTGGAGATTGAGTCATTGCATGCACTG GAGAAGGGTCTAGAAAGATCTCTGCAAGACACACAAGAGCAGTACAAATCTCAGCTGCAGGACTTGAGTAGAGTGATCCAGGGTCTGGAAGCTGAACTTGACCAAGTGCGGAGCAGTATTGAAAGCCAGCGTCAGCTCCATTACCAGCTCCTCAACACCAGGGTGCGGCTAGAGCATGAGATTACCACCTACAGGCAGCTTCTCGACTGTGAGGAGAAACG GATTCATGGATGCAATGACCAAGCCAAGAATTTAAACCCAGAGCCTGGACGCAAGGAGGAACACACCTCAAAGAACAATGTGAGAAGAACTCCTGGAGTGCTACAGAAACAGAAAAGTCTAATCATCTTTACAG AGAACACTGAAAGGAAAATGGCTACGGTGAAGACACAAGAAATCTTGCATGGCAATGTTGTACGGGagagtgctgaggcacatggCACTGTGGA GACAAAGAAGATAGATGTTGTCATAAAGCAGTGGGAGGGCTCCTTCTTCCGGGGGAACCCAAAACTGCGGAAAAAATCCATCTCACTTCGCTTTGACCTGCATATGGCGGCGGCTGACGAAGGTTGTGGTCAGACGCAGCTTGACGAGCTGCCTGATGTGGAAGTGCGACTAGTGATGAAGAGATCACGCAGCATCCCAAGCATCACACCCTGA
- the LOC111850800 gene encoding von Willebrand factor C domain-containing protein 2-like isoform X1 has product MSPYALRSLFVFASLTLSVAAEYSKSEIDYDFGDYRGKWCLDDHGFVYSIGEVYFPGHTACPCTCTEDGPICIKPSCPRIHPKCTRITYKSCCPVCEAISRVCIHKGKTYRVLEEFMLSPCERCRCGANREVYCTVAECPGLHCVNPIYEPHQCCPVCKNGPNCFVGNIVIPAGVRVEIDERNVCFCSYKEGTWETHHQATCEVQETKNERDETFEQMDRQLIPKLETIP; this is encoded by the exons ATGAGCCCTTACGCATTACGCTCCCTTTTCGTATTCGCCTCTCTGACTCTAAGCGTGGCAGCAGAATACTCCAAGAGCGAAATCGACTACGATTTTGGCGACTACCGGGGAAAGTGGTGCCTGGATGACCACGGCTTTGTCTACAGTATAGGAGAAGTCTATTTCCCCGGTCACACTGCCTGCCCCTGCACTTGCACCGAAGATGGTCCCATCTGCATAAAACCTAGTTGTCCGCGGATTCATCCCAAATGCACGCGTATTACCTACAAGTCGTGCTGTCCGGTATGTGAAGCTATTAGCCGAGTCTGTATCCATAAGGGAAAAACCTACAGAGTCCTTGAGGAATTCATG TTGTCCCCATGTGAGAGGTGCCGATGCGGAGCTAATAGGGAGGTGTATTGCACTGTGGCCGAGTGTCCTGGTCTGCATTGTGTCAACCCCATATACGAGCCCCACCAGTGCTGTCCTGTGTGCAAAAACG GACCAAACTGCTTCGTTGGAAACATAGTGATCCCAGCCGGGGTGAGGGTGGAGATAGACGAACGGAATGTATGTTTCTGCTCGTACAAGGAAGGCACGTGGGAGACACATCACCAGGCTACCTGTGAGGTTCAGGAGACCAAAAATGAACGAGATGAAACCTTCGAGCAGATGGATCGGCAGCTCATACCCAAGCTGGAGACCATCCCATGA
- the LOC111850800 gene encoding brorin isoform X2 translates to MSPYALRSLFVFASLTLSVAAEYSKSEIDYDFGDYRGKWCLDDHGFVYSIGEVYFPGHTACPCTCTEDGPICIKPSCPRIHPKCTRITYKSCCPLSPCERCRCGANREVYCTVAECPGLHCVNPIYEPHQCCPVCKNGPNCFVGNIVIPAGVRVEIDERNVCFCSYKEGTWETHHQATCEVQETKNERDETFEQMDRQLIPKLETIP, encoded by the exons ATGAGCCCTTACGCATTACGCTCCCTTTTCGTATTCGCCTCTCTGACTCTAAGCGTGGCAGCAGAATACTCCAAGAGCGAAATCGACTACGATTTTGGCGACTACCGGGGAAAGTGGTGCCTGGATGACCACGGCTTTGTCTACAGTATAGGAGAAGTCTATTTCCCCGGTCACACTGCCTGCCCCTGCACTTGCACCGAAGATGGTCCCATCTGCATAAAACCTAGTTGTCCGCGGATTCATCCCAAATGCACGCGTATTACCTACAAGTCGTGCTGTCCG TTGTCCCCATGTGAGAGGTGCCGATGCGGAGCTAATAGGGAGGTGTATTGCACTGTGGCCGAGTGTCCTGGTCTGCATTGTGTCAACCCCATATACGAGCCCCACCAGTGCTGTCCTGTGTGCAAAAACG GACCAAACTGCTTCGTTGGAAACATAGTGATCCCAGCCGGGGTGAGGGTGGAGATAGACGAACGGAATGTATGTTTCTGCTCGTACAAGGAAGGCACGTGGGAGACACATCACCAGGCTACCTGTGAGGTTCAGGAGACCAAAAATGAACGAGATGAAACCTTCGAGCAGATGGATCGGCAGCTCATACCCAAGCTGGAGACCATCCCATGA